A stretch of the bacterium genome encodes the following:
- a CDS encoding formylglycine-generating enzyme family protein — protein RRRRRPAARPLAHDQAIKGALGEEMVLIPAGPFRFGPEGKRVDLPAYYIDKYPVTNEQYARVFPAHVFPPEEARHPVVKISWEQAMQFARKIGKRLPTEAEWEKAARGTDGRQYPWGNEFAPERCNTFESGMGVTTPVDAYPAGKSPMGVMDMAGNAWEWTATRHESAPAFRVLKGGAYDGKADFALCAQRFAYHQSGLFQASGFRCVKSAE, from the coding sequence GCGGCGACGCCGGCGACCTGCCGCGCGCCCGCTGGCGCACGATCAGGCGATCAAAGGCGCCCTCGGCGAGGAGATGGTCCTCATCCCCGCCGGGCCGTTTCGCTTCGGACCCGAGGGCAAGCGCGTCGATCTGCCCGCGTACTACATCGACAAATACCCGGTGACGAACGAGCAGTACGCGCGCGTATTCCCCGCGCACGTTTTTCCGCCGGAGGAGGCGCGTCATCCCGTCGTGAAAATCTCCTGGGAACAGGCGATGCAGTTCGCGCGCAAGATCGGCAAGCGCCTGCCCACCGAGGCCGAATGGGAAAAGGCCGCGCGCGGAACGGACGGCCGCCAATACCCCTGGGGCAATGAGTTCGCTCCCGAGCGTTGCAACACCTTCGAGTCCGGCATGGGCGTCACCACGCCGGTGGATGCCTACCCCGCGGGGAAAAGCCCGATGGGCGTCATGGACATGGCCGGCAACGCGTGGGAGTGGACGGCGACGCGCCACGAATCCGCCCCCGCGTTTCGCGTGCTCAAGGGCGGCGCGTACGACGGCAAGGCCGACTTCGCCCTGTGCGCGCAGCGGTTCGCCTATCACCAATCCGGGCTCTTCCAGGCATCGGGTTTCCGGTGCGTCAAATCGGCGGAATGA
- a CDS encoding glycosyltransferase, translating to MTANDSRRALIITDVTQPGGVDAYVLALRNAAHDAGWNVAVMLDDSPGADRLAVLLAGAGTGPARAPLYHRAHPEIVRTGATRAVMDRFDPRIVHAVCGAPWTTIIPREAAIARGLPLIFTEQYVAPNFTFDPAVRARIERLYRETHAVIAVSDENARLLTDEFAFPGERLRVIPNAVAPATAPRKPVPRTGDLVRVLCVARLTPQKGVDVLLHALSTIDVDTRSRLRVTCAGDGPDADILRTLADELGVAPLVEFAGWRDDVPALIANADLFVLPSRAEGQPFALLEALAAGVPVIATNVSGIPAALDGGRLGALVPPDDASALAAAIANFARDPEPLRRAASHGPAHIAQRHSLADAMAETLAIWDDATGAPPRAENA from the coding sequence ATGACGGCGAACGACTCCCGCCGCGCGCTCATCATCACGGACGTCACGCAGCCCGGCGGTGTGGATGCTTACGTGCTCGCGCTGCGCAACGCCGCGCACGACGCGGGGTGGAACGTCGCTGTCATGCTCGACGATTCCCCCGGCGCCGATCGCCTGGCCGTCCTGCTGGCCGGCGCGGGAACCGGGCCCGCGCGCGCGCCGCTCTACCATCGCGCCCATCCGGAGATCGTACGCACCGGCGCGACGCGCGCGGTGATGGATCGATTCGATCCCCGCATCGTCCACGCTGTTTGCGGCGCGCCGTGGACGACGATCATCCCGCGCGAGGCCGCCATCGCGCGCGGTCTGCCGCTCATTTTCACCGAACAATACGTTGCGCCGAATTTCACGTTCGACCCCGCCGTGCGTGCGCGCATCGAACGCCTCTATCGAGAGACGCACGCCGTCATCGCCGTCAGCGACGAAAACGCGCGTCTTTTGACCGACGAATTCGCCTTCCCCGGCGAGCGGCTGCGCGTCATCCCGAATGCCGTCGCGCCCGCGACCGCGCCGCGCAAGCCCGTGCCGCGCACGGGCGATCTCGTGCGCGTGCTGTGCGTCGCGCGCCTGACGCCTCAGAAAGGCGTCGACGTGCTGCTGCACGCGCTCTCGACGATTGACGTGGATACCCGCTCGCGGCTGCGCGTGACATGCGCCGGCGACGGCCCCGACGCGGATATTCTTCGAACGCTCGCGGATGAGCTTGGCGTCGCCCCGCTCGTCGAATTCGCCGGCTGGCGCGACGACGTGCCCGCGCTGATCGCGAACGCCGATCTTTTCGTGCTGCCAAGCCGTGCCGAGGGACAGCCCTTCGCGCTACTCGAGGCGCTCGCCGCCGGTGTTCCCGTCATCGCGACGAACGTCTCCGGCATTCCGGCGGCGCTCGATGGCGGGCGGCTGGGCGCTCTTGTTCCGCCGGACGACGCCTCCGCGCTCGCCGCCGCCATCGCGAATTTCGCGCGCGATCCCGAACCGCTGCGTCGCGCTGCTTCCCACGGCCCCGCGCACATCGCGCAGCGCCACTCGCTCGCGGACGCGATGGCCGAGACGCTCGCCATCTGGGACGACGCGACGGGCGCCCCGCCCCGCGCGGAAAACGCGTGA
- a CDS encoding glycosyltransferase — MTDTKRPRVSVVIPTWNRRDEIAITLDRLARAIAPGDEIIVVDNGSTDGTLGLLETHPLRPRLVRHEKNDPSAARNAGIDAAHAPFILMLDSDSHPEPGAIDEAARVLASHARMGAVAMRVLLAGGHDEPGGSRGVFIGCGAMLRAEALGEIGGYPRGFGYYAEEYDVCFRLAGAGWRVREATEAIVQHRRSLEGRDEAEILANLVRNNMRLYAAYLPADEAWRTIRWVVERYGRIAAEKGFAGAARRGKWRGLPRAMKGVAFGRTLPDTALAEISPERVAARLWRRLFPRGERDVVLWGVGKDFASIVRGARKNNVGLAGAIANAQQSYFACDIRVRGVPILHGDTLAAPPGPVVIASLSPGETRNERKALARLGFTGAVALLDKDD; from the coding sequence GTGACCGACACCAAACGCCCGCGCGTCTCCGTCGTCATCCCGACCTGGAACCGGCGCGACGAAATCGCCATCACGCTCGATCGCCTCGCTCGCGCGATCGCGCCCGGCGATGAAATCATCGTCGTCGACAACGGCTCCACCGATGGCACGTTGGGCCTTCTCGAGACGCACCCGTTGCGTCCGCGCCTTGTGCGCCACGAAAAAAACGATCCCTCCGCCGCGCGCAACGCCGGCATCGACGCCGCACACGCGCCGTTCATCCTTATGCTCGATTCGGACTCGCACCCGGAACCCGGCGCGATCGACGAGGCCGCGCGCGTGCTCGCGTCGCATGCGCGCATGGGCGCGGTGGCGATGCGCGTTCTCCTGGCCGGCGGCCACGACGAGCCAGGCGGATCGCGCGGCGTGTTCATCGGTTGCGGCGCGATGCTGCGCGCCGAGGCGCTGGGCGAAATCGGCGGCTATCCGCGCGGCTTCGGCTACTACGCCGAGGAGTACGACGTGTGCTTCCGCCTCGCCGGTGCCGGTTGGCGCGTGCGCGAGGCGACGGAGGCGATCGTACAACACCGCCGCTCGCTCGAAGGCCGCGACGAGGCGGAGATCCTCGCAAATCTTGTGCGCAATAACATGCGCCTGTACGCCGCGTATCTACCCGCGGACGAAGCCTGGCGCACAATTCGATGGGTCGTCGAGCGCTACGGGCGCATCGCGGCGGAAAAAGGTTTCGCCGGCGCGGCGCGACGCGGCAAGTGGCGCGGCCTGCCTCGCGCGATGAAAGGCGTCGCCTTCGGACGCACGTTGCCCGACACGGCGCTCGCCGAGATTTCGCCCGAGCGCGTCGCCGCGCGATTGTGGCGGCGCCTGTTTCCGCGCGGCGAAAGGGACGTGGTTCTCTGGGGAGTCGGAAAGGATTTCGCGTCCATCGTCCGCGGCGCACGGAAAAACAACGTCGGACTCGCCGGCGCGATCGCCAACGCGCAGCAAAGCTATTTTGCGTGCGATATCCGCGTGCGCGGTGTGCCGATCCTCCACGGCGACACGCTTGCCGCGCCGCCCGGTCCGGTCGTCATCGCCTCGCTGTCGCCCGGCGAGACGCGAAACGAACGCAAAGCCCTCGCGCGCCTGGGGTTCACCGGCGCCGTGGCCTTGCTCGACAAGGACGATTGA
- a CDS encoding radical SAM protein, whose translation MELPEFSEFKIINHLDRVQAVLRGELAPPVTLEIDPTNVCNHDCVWCIDIDNRTTYNTHLKRKAIFDVLTEARELGVESIVFKGGGEPMIYPRFDGLLRHAKDLGFEIGVITNGEKIIDYADALAETCAWLRVSLDAGSAETHRRVHQPKRARAYERIWEGIDAVSRRVYVGVIYIIHPVTYHEMTVAAQRAKETGCRYIGFKRVVADAELFDAEQYMAIEANYLVAKKDLEDASFGVMGFRIYNFSKGPNATPYDLCLGHHLIGILCANGEMYACCSTRGNPAFSFGSVYESSLTEIWHGEKRREVLARINAKTCRHICVGHTSYMRYDHYNDLFSYLARGEKPHGKFL comes from the coding sequence ATGGAACTGCCGGAGTTTTCCGAGTTCAAGATCATCAACCACCTGGATCGCGTGCAGGCGGTTTTGCGCGGCGAACTCGCGCCGCCGGTGACGCTCGAGATCGACCCGACGAACGTATGCAACCACGACTGCGTCTGGTGCATCGATATCGACAATCGCACGACCTACAACACGCACCTGAAGCGCAAGGCGATTTTTGATGTCTTGACCGAGGCGCGTGAGCTTGGCGTTGAGAGCATCGTCTTCAAGGGCGGCGGCGAGCCGATGATCTACCCGCGATTCGACGGGCTATTACGGCACGCCAAGGACCTGGGCTTCGAGATCGGCGTCATCACGAACGGCGAGAAGATCATCGACTACGCGGATGCGCTGGCCGAGACGTGCGCCTGGCTTCGCGTTTCGCTCGACGCCGGCAGCGCGGAGACGCACCGGCGCGTGCATCAGCCGAAACGCGCACGGGCGTATGAGCGCATCTGGGAGGGCATCGACGCGGTGTCGCGCCGCGTGTACGTGGGCGTGATCTACATCATCCATCCGGTGACGTACCACGAGATGACGGTCGCGGCGCAACGCGCGAAGGAGACGGGTTGCCGCTACATCGGCTTCAAGCGTGTGGTCGCGGACGCGGAGTTGTTCGACGCCGAGCAATACATGGCGATCGAGGCGAATTATCTGGTCGCGAAAAAGGACCTCGAGGACGCGAGCTTCGGCGTGATGGGATTTCGCATCTACAATTTTTCGAAAGGCCCGAACGCGACGCCGTACGACCTGTGCCTGGGGCATCACCTCATCGGCATTTTATGCGCGAATGGCGAGATGTACGCGTGTTGCAGCACGCGCGGGAACCCCGCGTTTTCGTTCGGCAGCGTTTACGAATCGTCGCTGACGGAGATCTGGCACGGAGAAAAGCGGCGCGAGGTGCTCGCGCGCATCAACGCGAAGACGTGCCGGCATATCTGCGTCGGCCATACGTCATACATGCGGTACGACCACTACAACGATTTGTTTTCGTATCTGGCGCGAGGCGAGAAACCGCACGGGAAATTCTTGTAA